Proteins from a genomic interval of Toxotes jaculatrix isolate fToxJac2 chromosome 5, fToxJac2.pri, whole genome shotgun sequence:
- the tigara gene encoding probable fructose-2,6-bisphosphatase TIGAR A has protein sequence MRCYPVVNFQSMKALRCGLTLVRHGETQYNKEGLLQGQAIDSPLSETGLQQAEAAGRYLKDVKFSNVFVSDMLRAQQTAKTIMKRNSSCSGLQMMSDPLLKEKSFGIAEGGRVQDLKEMAKAAGQSFPGFTPPNGETQEQVKERVKEFMEKMLQHIGDEHWHRRGEDETSLSAVAETSPVEGKPDDGVRGVPVHALVVTHGAYMCVAVRYFVEELHCSLPPGSDKAHMFSLSPNTGLCRFILTLSKEDDRFKLSEIRCVFVHRGDHVKL, from the exons TGGGGAAACGCAATATAACAAAGAAGGCCTGCTACAAG GCCAGGCTATAGATTCACCTCTGTCTGAGACCGGGTTGCAGCAGGCTGAGGCTGCAGGTCGGTACCTGAAAGATGTCAAGTTCAGCAATGTGTTTGTCAGCGATATGCTCCGGGCCCAGCAG actgcTAAAACAATAATGAAACGCAACAGCAGTTGTTCTGGTCTACAAATGATGTCTGACCCTTTACTtaaagagaaa agctTTGGAATAGCAGAGGGTGGACGAGTGCAGGATTTGAAAGAGATGGCCAAGGCAGCTGGTCAGTCATTTCCAGGCTTCACTCCTCCGAACGGGGAGACTCAGGAGCAG GTGAAGGAACGGGTCAAAGAGTTTATGGAGAAAATGCTCCAGCACATTGGGGACGAACACTGGCATCGCAGAGGGGAGGATGAGACCTCCTTATCTGCTGTAGCAGAAACGTCTCCCGTGGAGGGGAAGCCAGACGATGGGGTCAGGGGTGTCCCAGTCCATGCTTTGGTTGTCACCCACGGAGCCTACATGTGTGTGGCAGTGCGCTACTTTGTGGAGGAGTTACATTGTTCTTTGCCTCCAGGTTCTGACAAAGCACACATGTTCTCTTTGAGTCCAAACACAGGTCTCTGTCGGTTTATACTAACCCTGAGCAAAGAAGACGACAGGTTCAAATTGTCAGAGATCCGCTGTGTGTTCGTCCACAGGGGGGACCATGTTAAACTGTAG
- the LOC121181830 gene encoding fibroblast growth factor 6-like, with protein sequence MAVAQRFLVSMSCEAGTPHWTLTAVVLLGFLLGIVSAYPLPSSRTNATLLEKRWETLFSRSVLGISGEKPELNWESDYLLGIKRVRRLYCNVGIGFHLQILPDGRINGVHNENQYSLIEISTVERGVVSLYGVKSELFVAMNSRGRLYGTTVFHDECKFKESLLPNNYNAYESLVYRGSYIALSKHGRVKRGNKATTAMTVTHFLPRI encoded by the exons ATGGCCGTTGCGCAAAGGTTCCTCGTCAGTATGTCCTGCGAGGCCGGCACGCCGCACTGGACGCTGACCGCGGTGGTTCTCCTGGGCTTTCTGCTGGGGATCGTGTCAGCGTACCCTTTACcgagcagcaggacaaatgCAACTTTACTGGAGAAACGATGGGAGACCCTCTTCTCCCGCTCTGTACTGGGGATCTCCGGGGAGAAACCGGAGCTGAACTGGGAGAGTGACTATCTGCTGGGCATCAAAAGAGTGCGGAGGCTCTACTGCAACGTGGGCATCGGGTTTCACCTTCAGATCCTCCCCGACGGCAGGATAAACGGTGTACATAATGAAAACCAGTACA GTCTAATAGAAATCTCTACGGTGGAGAGAGGAGTGGTGAGCCTGTATGGGGTGAAGAGTGAGTTGTTTGTCGCAATGAACAGCCGTGGAAGGTTATACGGAACG ACAGTCTTCCATGATGAGTGCAAGTTCAAGGAGAGCTTGCTCCCAAACAACTACAACGCCTACGAGTCTCTGGTTTACAGAGGCTCCTACATAGCACTCAGCAAGCACGGCCGCGTGAAGAGGGGCAACAAGGCCACCACTGCCATGACTGTAACGCACTTCCTACCCCGAATATGA
- the LOC121181827 gene encoding solute carrier family 45 member 3, producing MPGWRSQWRLVLLNSLTCGLEICVAAGITYVPPLLLEAGVEERYMTMVLGIGPVLGLLFIPLIGSASDHCNSSYGRRRPFIWLLSLGVLLALFIIPHADVLAAHFAWGGRTLQVGFLILGVGLLDFCGQVCFTPLEALLSDLYRDEEDCGQAFAMFSFMVSLGGCVGYLLPALDWSRSLLSVYLGGQAECLFSLLILIFISSVLITMKVSEEPSFASSGMTGSGSLLESGAGAMEAGRCGVPRSCCYLLKCKLRLLKSGPLLCLLRTCWSMTPAIYRSYCHVPRVMKQLCVAQLCSWMAVMSFMLFYTDFVGEGLYEGVPSALPGSESRQRYDEGIRMGSLGLFLQCATSTFFSLAMSRLVRHFGSRWVYLSSMVSFTLSALVICLSKSVVLVTVMAALTGYAYATLQTLPYTLTCHYHKEKEVYMPKRKTKNIHKNGITAKRDAVYLTPVEEEGGLNHKTGAPYGHAFFSQDSYEYYPSPHSQNGSSHASSGTEQEEVELGYEKRGVGLDFAILDSTFLLSQVFPTLFMGMIVQFAQSVTAYIACSAIFGAVAIYLASQIVFDQKDLRS from the exons ATGCCTGGATGGAGGTCTCAGTGGCGTCTCGTCCTGCTGAACTCCCTGACCTGTGGCCTGGAGATCTGTGTGGCAGCTGGGATCACATACGTGCCCCCACTGTTGCTGGAGGCTGGAGTGGAGGAGCGCTACATGACCATGGTGCTAG GTATTGGTCCAGTGCTCGGCCTCCTGTTTATCcctctgattggctcagctAGTGACCACTGCAACAGCAGTTATGGCAGAAGGCGGCCTTTCATCTGGCTGCTGTCTTTGGGGGTCCTTCTGGCACTTTTCATCATTCCCCATGCTGACGTCCTGGCTGCCCATTTTGCCTGGGGTGGGCGCACCCTCCAG GTGGGCTTCCTTATCCTTGGGGTGGGACTCCTTGACTTTTGTGGACAAGTGTGTTTCACACCGCTGGAGGCTCTTTTGTCTGACCTGTACCGGGACGAAGAGGACTGCGGCCAGGCCTTCGCCATGTTCTCCTTCATGGTCAGCTTGGGAGGATGTGTGGGTTACTTGCTACCTGCGCTGGACTGGAGTCGTAGCCTGCTCTCTGTTTACTTAGGAGGCCAGGCTGAGTGCCTCTTCTCGCTTCtaatcctcatcttcatctccaGCGTGCTCATCACCATGAAGGTGTCCGAGGAACCCTCGTTTGCCAGCAGTGGCATGACGGGGTCTGGATCTTTACTGGAGTCTGGGGCTGGTGCGATGGAAGCCGGCCGGTGCGGCGTGCCGCGCTCATGCTGCTACCTGCTGAAGTGCAAGCTGAGGCTACTAAAGTCTGGTCCCCTGCTGTGCTTACTGAGAACATGCTGGTCCATGACCCCGGCCATCTACAGGAGCTACTGCCACGTCCCTCGAGTGatgaagcagctgtgtgtggctcagctctgcagctggATGGCTGTCATGTCTTTCATGCTTTTCTACACAGACTTTGTGGGGGAAGGCCTGTACGAGGGCGTGCCCAGTGCATTACCAGGAAGTGAGTCCAGGCAGCGATACGATGAAG GTATCCGTATGGGCAGTCTGGGCCTGTTCCTGCAGTGTGCTACCTCAACCTTCTTCTCCTTGGCCATGAGTCGTTTGGTTCGCCACTTTGGCTCACGATGGGTCTACCTGAGCAGTATGGTGAGCTTCACACTCTCTGCTTTGGTCATCTGCCTGTCCAAAAGTGTGGTCCTGGTCACTGTAATGGCAGCTCTCACTGGCTATGCATACGCTACGCTGCAGACTCTGCCTTACACACTCACCTGCCATTACCACAAGGAGAAAGAG gTCTATATGCCaaaaaggaaaaccaaaaacatacataaaaatgGTATTACAGCCAAGCGAGATGCTGTTTATTTGACTCCTGTGGAAGAGGAGGGTGGACTGAACCACAAAACGGGGGCTCCCTACGGGCATGCCTTCTTCAGCCAAGACAGTTATGAGTACTACCCCAGCCCACACAGCCAGAACGGCTCCTCTCATGCCTCCAGTGGCACTGAACAGGAGGAGGTAGAGTTGGGGTATGAGAAACGTGGCGTGGGTTTGGACTTTGCCATCTTAGACAgcaccttcctcctctctcaggttTTCCCCACCCTCTTCATGGGCATGATCGTTCAGTTCGCACAGTCTGTCACTGCCTACATCGCCTGCTCTGCCATCTTTGGTGCTGTCGCCATCTACCTGGCCAGTCAAATTGTCTTTGACCAGAAGGACCTCAGGAGCTGA
- the LOC121182290 gene encoding fibroblast growth factor 23-like: MQPAFFSLILIAVHVSVLVDCRPRLQDPEQLPQHRWSSFYTRAHADTSSGTGRFYLELSGSMKRGIHRDFLVVLPVRTDTGNFVSIFDLRRKRFLCMDLKGELYISRQREKEDCLFQRIWLDLVNQHDVFYSTSGSRLFKLEGAELRVAQQESPEPPSALLERFLGPLVKRQRRSEEVNPSDPLRTHSHPSHSAKDHKDASQRRPEQDQAISVSKETITSCDDPLRVLQPNGPGSPVKTNIADRPGQD; the protein is encoded by the exons ATGCAACCGGCTTTCTTCTCACTCATTCTGATTGCCGTACATGTGTCTGTACTGGTGGACTGTCGACCAAGGCTCCAGGACCCTGAGCAGCTACCACAACACCGGTGGAGCAGCTTCTACACACGAGCACATGCAGACACGTCCTCTGGTACGGGACGTTTTTACTTAGAGCTGAGTGGATCAATGAAAAGAGGTATTCACAGAGACTTTCTAG ttgTTTTGCCAGTGAGAACAGACACAGGCAACTTTGTGTCAATATTTGATTTGAGAAGAAAACGGTTCCTCTGTATGGACTTAAAGGGAGAGCTATACATCTCT AGGCAAAGGGAGAAAGAAGATTGCCTCTTCCAGCGCATTTGGTTAGACCTGGTGAACCAGCATGACGTGTTTTACTCTACAAGCGGGAGCCGACTGTTCAAACTGGAGGGAGCTGAGCTGCGAGTTGCTCAACAGGAGTCACCTGAACCCCCCTCGGCACTGCTGGAGCGGTTCCTAGGTCCCTTggtaaagagacagaggaggagcgAGGAGGTGAACCCCTCTGATCCATTAAGAACACACTCACATCCCTCACATTCTGCCAAAGATCACAAGGATGCGTCTCAGAGGAGGCCTGAGCAGGACCAGGCTATTTCTGTGTCCAAAGAGACGATCACATCCTGTGATGACCCCCTACGGGTCCTACAGCCCAATGGGCCCGGCAGTCCTGTCAAGACAAACATTGCAGACCGGCCGGGACAAGACTAA